The following are encoded together in the Kingella negevensis genome:
- a CDS encoding FtsK/SpoIIIE domain-containing protein, whose amino-acid sequence MSYQVNTATGWDTEWFHELMKPRIKGSLKSQEVRKELANQGALPAFDNNYDWAMFCIAYCFAKDLIPHLETAPDAKGSEIPNFETCFQKEARLWLAYLSDALFELKQGKPCTRDDLYQFIQDLWHTGAVELEKRWYTYRKNNEHSELDAQKQFLEELAKLAQKHSNSRKKTAPSSLQNNDHSDHENSIVLDAEIVKKALERAKLAAEKVELIANGLRYGCFRVQLKQASDLDSNESKQKTLRSELNIADHALRIERNTSCGTLYTFDLKILRPRKEWRDFGKAEFQAALTQFQRKNEKLPVCIGIDEAGNAQFADLTDAPHCVVAGETKSGKSVFIRAMLHSLCQLNSEKDVKLYILDPKRVDYQEFKRYPHLVGGNVITEIDEMVQTLHDLVDEMEERYSLLEAHHKNKVSDLADHARPPYCVVLVEEAGDLFDADKSAEEPLVRLAQKARAAGIHLIVATQRPDSATLSGRLRDNLNSKVALRVGKHQSSNIILGESGAEGLAGYGDHLIKWDGSETRFLHGYNI is encoded by the coding sequence ATGTCCTATCAAGTCAATACCGCAACAGGCTGGGATACAGAATGGTTTCACGAATTGATGAAACCCAGAATCAAAGGCAGCCTGAAAAGCCAAGAAGTTCGCAAAGAATTAGCCAATCAAGGCGCATTGCCCGCTTTTGATAATAACTACGACTGGGCGATGTTTTGCATTGCATATTGTTTTGCAAAAGATTTAATACCACATTTAGAAACCGCACCCGATGCCAAAGGCAGCGAAATCCCCAATTTTGAAACCTGTTTTCAAAAAGAAGCCCGATTGTGGCTGGCTTATTTAAGCGATGCCCTATTTGAATTGAAACAAGGCAAACCTTGCACGCGAGATGATTTGTATCAATTTATCCAAGATTTGTGGCACACAGGCGCAGTTGAGCTGGAAAAGCGGTGGTATACCTATCGCAAAAACAACGAGCATTCTGAATTGGACGCACAAAAACAATTTTTGGAAGAATTGGCAAAATTAGCGCAAAAACATTCCAATTCACGCAAAAAAACCGCACCAAGCAGCCTGCAAAATAATGACCATTCAGACCACGAAAACAGCATTGTATTAGATGCCGAAATCGTCAAAAAAGCCTTGGAACGCGCAAAATTAGCTGCCGAAAAAGTAGAACTCATCGCCAATGGCTTGCGCTATGGCTGCTTTCGTGTGCAACTCAAACAAGCCAGCGATTTGGACAGCAACGAAAGTAAACAAAAAACCTTACGCAGCGAACTCAATATTGCCGACCATGCTTTACGCATAGAACGCAATACCAGTTGCGGTACGCTTTATACGTTTGATTTGAAAATCTTACGTCCGCGCAAAGAATGGCGTGATTTTGGCAAAGCTGAATTTCAGGCTGCCTTAACGCAATTTCAGCGCAAAAACGAAAAATTGCCCGTGTGCATTGGCATTGATGAAGCAGGCAACGCACAATTTGCCGATTTAACCGATGCGCCGCATTGCGTTGTCGCTGGCGAAACCAAATCAGGCAAATCCGTGTTTATCCGCGCCATGTTGCACAGTTTGTGTCAATTAAATTCGGAAAAAGACGTGAAATTGTATATTCTTGACCCCAAGCGCGTGGACTATCAAGAGTTTAAGCGTTATCCACATTTAGTAGGTGGCAACGTCATCACAGAAATTGATGAAATGGTGCAAACCTTGCATGATTTGGTTGATGAAATGGAAGAGCGATATAGTTTATTGGAGGCACATCACAAAAACAAAGTCAGCGATTTAGCCGACCATGCCAGACCGCCTTATTGCGTGGTTTTAGTAGAAGAAGCAGGCGATTTATTTGATGCCGATAAATCTGCCGAAGAGCCTTTGGTACGATTAGCGCAAAAAGCACGCGCAGCAGGAATTCATCTAATCGTGGCAACACAACGCCCTGATTCTGCAACATTAAGCGGACGATTGCGCGACAATCTCAATTCCAAAGTTGCCTTGCGTGTTGGCAAACACCAATCGTCTAATATCATCTTGGGCGAATCGGGTGCGGAAGGATTAGCAGGCTATGGCGACCATTTAATTAAATGGGACGGCAGCGAAACGCGATTTTTACACGGCTACAACATATAA